The genomic region TTTCAAGAAATCGGACGAGGAAGTTAATCTTGCTGATGAAATGGCAGATGTTCTTTTTGTATTGATCTGTTTAGCCAATCAAACGGGCATCGATCTAACTGATGCTTTGACCAAAAACTTAGATAAAAAGACTAAACGCGATAGCGAGCGGCATAAAAACAACGAGAAGCTGAAATAGCTTCTCGTTGTTTTATCTATTGAATCTGGATCTCTGCAAATAATGGCATATGATCAGAAGCTTGATGCTCTGGTATCACTTTATAGGACTTCCATTTGAATTTAACATTATCCAGAAGCATAATGTAATCTATTTCATTGCGCGGGTTTACATTTGGTGAGGTAGGCGCATTGGATGTAGTATTCCGCACAAAGAACTGCTCTAAAACCTTAATCGGTTCGGATCCGGGCTTAGCATTTAAGTCACCCACCAATATTAGAGGGCTGCTATAAAGCTCGGCCAGCTCGTTAATAAAATGTGCCTGAGCAATTCGATTCTCCTCGTGTAGATCCAGGTGTGTATTCGCCAGGGAAACGCGCTTGCCGTTCGGTAATTCTACATCCACAATCGCTAAAGATCTATTCTCACTTTTTAC from Sphingobacterium sp. BN32 harbors:
- a CDS encoding nucleotide pyrophosphohydrolase, yielding MTIAEAQAIVDKWINSTGVRYFNELTNTAMLMEEVGEVARIMARQYGEQSFKKSDEEVNLADEMADVLFVLICLANQTGIDLTDALTKNLDKKTKRDSERHKNNEKLK
- a CDS encoding endonuclease/exonuclease/phosphatase family protein — protein: MKQLFIILLSSISLTLSAQTIKILSYNIHHGNPPAKPGVIDLPAIAKVIVDSNAEIVGIQEVDIHVSRSEMVNQAEKLAELTGMDYYFSKGINLEKGYYGTLILSKYKIVGKRRYDLPMPVKSENRSLAIVDVELPNGKRVSLANTHLDLHEENRIAQAHFINELAELYSSPLILVGDLNAKPGSEPIKVLEQFFVRNTTSNAPTSPNVNPRNEIDYIMLLDNVKFKWKSYKVIPEHQASDHMPLFAEIQIQ